The Branchiostoma lanceolatum isolate klBraLanc5 chromosome 10, klBraLanc5.hap2, whole genome shotgun sequence genome has a window encoding:
- the LOC136444104 gene encoding uncharacterized protein: protein MSSCRDEEDIRPILGSINASDSREFTSGSVPSLNQAELEELKGLVNHLDRTLTTLKHRLTNQHGVTFQNGTTPTSSESSGQISWWTKWSSSCIERITKHLLIITLLWQSLYVGILSLIDLAHPAENNDIFIAGIVVMITFQLVNLVLVVYTSVKLTQQLYEHNASASFLGQSYLSTVLLFAGLYTCIYRLEPKSWRDVHDADAQTPELVVVLFIKMFFFSMSTGTLCGASDIVPMEWYNYLVVCVQMLLSFVYFASIFTMASGVPNGPGPVIMDLQVDSVALTGELERAGRNRSLATSYAHEVTSSLFSGRQ from the exons ATGAGCTCCTGTAGAGACGAGGAAGACATCAGGCCCATCCTGGGCTCGATAAATGCGTCGGACAGCCGGGAATTTACAAG TGGCAGTGTACCATCCCTGAACCAAGCAGAGTTAGAGGAGCTCAAAGGCCTTGTGAACCACCTGGACAGGACACTGACCACTCTGAAGCACAGACTGACCAATCAACATGGCGTGACCTTTCAGAATGGTACCACGCCGACGTCCTCGGAGAGCTCGGGGCAGATCTCGTGGTGGACCAAGTGGTCGTCATCGTGTATTGAAAGGATCACAAAGCATCTACTGATCATTACACTGCTGTGGCAG TCCTTGTATGTTGGGATTCTGTCTCTTATTGACTTGGCACATCCAGCTGAGAACAATGACATCTTCATAGCT GGAATAGTTGTTATGATCACCTTCCAGTTGGTGAACCTGGTCCTTGTGGTCTACACCTCAG TGAAGCTGACTCAGCAGTTGTATGAACACAATGCCAGTGCCTCCTTCCTGGGGCAGTCCTACCTCTCCACTGTACTGCTGTTTGCTGGGCTGTACACATGCATCTACAGACTAGAG CCCAAGAGTTGGAGAGATGTGCATGATGCTGATGCGCAGACACCAGAACTGGTGGTGGTGCTGTTCATCAAGATGTTCTTCTTCTCCATGTCCACAGGCACACTCTGTG GTGCCAGCGACATTGTTCCAATGGAGTGGTACAACTACCTGGTGGTCTGTGTTCAG ATGCTGCTGAGCTTTGTGTACTTTGCATCTATCTTCACAATGGCGTCAGGCGTGCCCAACGGCCCAGGTCCGGTCATCATGGATCTCCAGGTGGATTCTGTCGCACTGACTGGAGAACTGGAGCGGGCAGGGCGGAATCGTAGTCTTGCCACATCATATGCACATG AAGTGACATCTAGTCTCTTCTCCGGGAGGCAATAG
- the LOC136443760 gene encoding toll-like receptor 3, whose product MATEGDISGNSVRLFGLRMFLTLNTVLALSTRTQGHTWKFYFSFISGTPCTIVNKTATCSNGGLTQIPSNLPHNLINLDLSNNDIQAIRNSSLSSLHFLEVLNIGRNKLSVIEPAAFYNLSSLKTLLLKENRLSYLPPGLFAPLSTLQYLYLSDNSLQNILQADVWKGLNLKKLDVSYNQIISGTFRSDFAATTSLRELVLSGNDISSLNYSDFQPFLLNEFDLLDFSYNPITHIDKDFFTLFSAIKTLDLSNILISFSNLQAALEGLNDCNKISLDSYTGLPVISYGSFACLQNTSLKSLKLSRAEIQEIQDNSFYGLTHLENLGLQWNLLTELSGLVFHGLSSLQVLDLSFVSLTHIPTAALSEVSHTLRELTIFSTEMKTIHKDDFNNLPNLKVLYLNADFSGGLEEIEPFGFRGLQNLEVLQLDDNDLTHLVENTFAGLNNLTKLSLKRCNIKRLSGRIFANLTSLVELDLSVNNLVHLPKMLFSDLISLEVLIINNNYNLFPYFESIDFTGLASIKHIDLSHDGLFLDNQTLNFPANTRLETLDLSYNQLFVASLPNSAFEKLRYLTELNLSGNKLAKIPAYGAIFHGLSSLIKLIMKETGEIWSSFSNDTILYGMPNLEVIDLSASSISYIPAELFKVHDNLRSVDLSSNKITYLPQTLFSANSKLQSLFLSWNSITLLNESTFETILPGLEKLAIHDNPFFCDCEIEWFISWADDHPSVVQGWSDGRYQCNTPPRLHGTDLPNFHPDCASHRDLYACAITTSFLLLYMLFAVLVNFCRGHFAYMWFRVRLRLRGYEEIREQPQQFRYDAFVAYSSNDEAWVARVLSPMLERSPPRYRLCIGERDFVGGVPILHNISNAVEMSRKTVCIITRSFLRSNWCNYELQMSQGRHHLFDPRRVSLVLVFLENVPDRVLERYPLLNNIVNRDTYLRWPNNQQHLPLFWARLRQALGPPLWDDLQEVEDIEEDVV is encoded by the exons ATGGCGACTGAAGGAGACATCAGTGGCAACAGTGTGCGACTGTTTGGCCTGAGGATGTTTTTAACGCTGAACACTGTCTTAGCTCTATCCACGAGAACAcaag GACATACATGGAAGTTTTACTTTTCGTTCATTTCAGGAACTCCATGCACCATTGTTAACAAGACTGCCACCTGTTCTAATGGCGGACTGACTCAGATTCCAAGCAACCTTCCTCACAATCTCATCAACCTCGACCTAAGCAACAACGACATCCAGGCAATACGCAACAGCTCCTTGTCTTCCTTACACTTTCTGGAGGTTCTCAACATTGGAAGAAACAAACTGTCAGTCATTGAACCAGCTGCCTTCTATAACCTCTCCAGTCTGAAGACATTGTTGCTAAAGGAGAATCGTTTGTCCTATCTGCCACCTGGCCTTTTTGCCCCTCTTTCTACTCTGCAATATCTTTACCTTTCTGACAACAGTCTACAGAACATCCTTCAAGCTGATGTTTGGAAGGGACTGAATCTCAAAAAGTTAGATGTTTCCTACAATCAAATCATTAGTGGCACATTTAGAAGTGATTTTGCTGCAACGACTTCACTGCGTGAGCTAGTTCTGTCGGGAAATGACATATCCTCTTTGAATTATTCTGATTTCCAACCTTTCCTCTTAAATGAATTTGATTTGCTAGACTTTTCATACAACCCAATAACTCATATTGACAAAGATTTCTTCACTCTGTTTTCTGCTATAAAAACTTTGGATTTATCAAACATTCTAATTTCATTTTCCAACTTGCAAGCAGCACTTGAAGGCTTGAATGACTGTAACAAAATCAGCCTAGATTCTTATACAGGTCTTCCAGTAATTTCATATGGGTCTTTTGCCTGTCTGCAAAACACAAGCTTGAAGTCATTGAAACTTTCACGTGCAGAAATCCAGGAAATACAAGACAATAGCTTTTATGGGTTGACCCATCTTGAAAATCTTGGTCTACAATGGAACTTGCTAACTGAACTATCTGGGTTAGTTTTTCATGGATTATCAAGTTTACAGGTCTTAGATCTGTCATTTGTCTCACTGACACATATTCCAACAGCTGCATTATCAGAAGTATCACATACTCTGAGGGAACTAACCATATTTTCAACTGAGATGAAAACAATCCATAAAGATGATTTCAATAACCTTCCAAACTTGAAAGTCTTATATCTGAATGCAGACTTTAGTGGGGGACTTGAAGAGATTGAACCATTTGGTTTCAGAGGACTTCAAAACCTAGAGGTTCTTCAGCTTGATGATAATGACCTGACACATTTAGTTGAGAACACTTTTGCTGGACTGAACAACTTGACAAAGTTGTCTCTAAAACGCTGTAATATAAAAAGACTTTCTGGTAGAATATTTGCTAATCTAACTTCCCTGGTAGAGCTGGATTTGAGTGTAAATAACCTAGTTCATTTACCAAAGATGCTTTTTTCAGACTTGATATCTCTTGAAGTTCTGATTATCAATAATAATTACAatctatttccatattttgaaTCAATAGACTTCACCGGTCTAGCCAGCATAAAGCACATTGACCTCAGTCACGATGGACTCTTTCTGGATAACCAAACTTTAAACTTCCCTGCAAACACAAGACTAGAAACCCTGGACTTGTCCTACAACCAACTTTTTGTTGCATCACTACCTAATTCAGCCTTTGAAAAACTCAGATATCTAACTGAGTTGAATCTCAGTGGAAATAAGCTGGCCAAAATACCTGCCTATGGGGCTATATTTCACGGTCTTTCATCTTTAATCAAACTGATCATGAAAGAAACAGGAGAAATCTGGTCTAGTTTTTCAAATGACACCATCTTATATGGCATGCCTAATCTAGAGGTCATTGACCTATCCGCATCTTCCATATCATACATCCCTGCTGAGTTGTTCAAAGTTCATGATAACCTACGTTCTGTTGACTtgtcatcaaacaaaataaccTATCTTCCACAGACTTTGTTCTCAGCTAACTCCAAATTACAGAGCCTATTCTTATCTTGGAACAGCATAACCCTGTTGAATGAGTCCACTTTTGAGACCATTTTACCAGGATTGGAGAAATTGGCCATCCATGATAATCCCTTCTTTTGTGACTGTGAGATTGAGTGGTTCATATCCTGGGCTGATGATCACCCTTCTGTAGTGCAGGGTTGGTCGGATGGAAGGTACCAATGTAACACTCCTCCCCGCCTTCACGGTACAGATCTGCCTAACTTTCATCCTGATTGCGCCTCTCACCGTGACCTCTACGCCTGCGCCATAACGACCTCTTTCCTTCTCCTCTACATGCTCTTTGCTGTTCTTGTCAATTTCTGCAGGGGCCATTTTGCTTACATGTGGTTTAGAGTTAGGCTCCGTCTTCGTGGATATGAAGAAATCCGCGAACAGCCTCAGCAGTTTAGATACGACGCCTTTGTGGCGTACAGCAGCAATGATGAAGCCTGGGTGGCCCGCGTGTTGTCCCCCATGTTGGAACGGAGCCCTCCTCGCTACCGTCTGTGTATCGGAGAGCGTGACTTCGTAGGCGGGGTGCCAATCTTACACAACATCAGCAACGCCGTGGAAATGAGCAGGAAAACGGTCTGCATCATCACGAGGAGCTTCCTACGCAGCAACTGGTGCAACTACGAGCTACAGATGTCCCAGGGCAGACATCACCTGTTTGACCCGCGTAGAGTGAGCCTGGTTCTCGTGTTTCTGGAGAACGTCCCAGACCGTGTCTTAGAGCGCTACCCGCTGCTGAATAACATTGTGAACAGGGACACCTACCTACGCTGGCCCAACAACCAGCAGCACCTACCTCTCTTCTGGGCCAGACTTCGACAAGCACTTGGTCCACCTCTTTGGGATGACTTACAGGAGGTTGAAGACATTGAAGAGGATGTTGTCTGA